The sequence GCAGGCGAGCCCGGCGCTGGCGCCGACCGGCCGCCAAGGGACCCACCATCGAGTGACCCAGCTCATCTGCTACGGCCCGGCCACACTCCCGATCGGCACCCCCGTTGAGCCTCGTACGACGACGATCTCGATGCCGCGCCGCATCTACTCGATCATGAGCGCCGGGGCGGCCGTCCGGGGTGGGCTCAGTGGAGAGCGCCAGGCGGGACGCCGGCCACCCGGCCTCGGCCGGGCTCGGATCAGTCCGCGGCACGGCCGCGCCCAGCCCGCGGCGGTTATGACAAACGGACAAGAACTCCAGCCGTGGCGACCGAGCGGCGATCACGCCAACGGCGCCGCCCGACCGGCCGCGGGGCCGGTGCGCAGCTCCTGGATCACCCCCAGCGTCGATCTCCCGCTGGCAGGCCACCACCTACGTGCCTTGATCACCGTTCTGGCCCTCTGGTGGTTGCCATACCGGTCGGATCACGACCGGACGAGGGCTGAAACGGCGATCACTGTGGTGCACCGACGGATCCACCAAGATCGGTGAGATGCGGCTCTAGCAGTCGCCGTGGTGGAGCGCGACGATGCCGCCGGTCAGGTTCCGCCAGCCGACGTTGGTCCATCCGGCGGCGCTCAGAAGATCCGCGAGGTCGGGCTGCGCGGGCCAGGCCCTGATCGACTCGGCCAGGTAGACGTAGGAGTCGGCGCTGCTGGAGACCGCTCTGGCGACCGCCGGCAGGGCGCGCATCAGGTACTCCAGGTACACCCGGCGCATCGGGCCCCAGGTCGGCTGGCTGAACTCGCAGACGACCAGCCGCCCGCCCGGCCGGGTCACCCGCCGCAGCTCGGCCAGGCAGGCCGGCACGTCCGCGACGTTGCGCAGCCCGAAGGAGATCGTCACCCGGTCGAAGGCCGCGTCCGGGAACGGCAGTCGCAGCCCGTCCCCGGCGACCAGGCGCACGGAGCCGGCGACCGGTGGCCGCCGGGCCAGCCGCGCCTGGCCCGCCCGCAGCATGCCGACGGAGAAGTCGCAGGCGAGCACCTCGGTGCCGGCGGCGGCGAAGGCCCGGGACGACGTGGCGGTGCCGGCGGCCAGGTCGAGGACTCGCTGGCCCTCGGCGAGCCGCAGCTCACGCGCGGTCGCCTTGCGCCAGCCGCGGTCCATGCCGGCCGACAGGACCGCGTTCGTGATGTCGTAGCGGCGCGCCACCTGGTCGAACATCGCGGCGACCTGGTCCGGGCGTTTGTCCAGCCCGGCCCGCGCTCCCCGGCCGGCCTCGACGGCTCGGCCGGCCACGGCGACCGGGCCGGCCGCGGCGACCGGGTCGGGCTCGACGTCCGGACTTGGCGCGACGGCCTGGTCGGGCGCGACGACGGGGTCGGGCTCGATGTCCGGGCCGGGAGCCTCGTCAGGCTCGGGGGTACGCGCCAGGCCGGGCTTGCCCACGGCCGTCACCGCCGTGACTCTCGGGCCACGGCGCGGTCCAGGCGCATTCAGCTCGCCTGGACGAGCGGGAGCGCGGTGGACGAGTAGTGCGAGGCGACCCGCTCGTCCACCGGGTCGTCGGCCGGGTCACGGTGGACGACGAGGTGGTTGTAGAGGGTGTCGCGCTGGGCCGGGATCCGGTCGGCCGAGCGGATCAGGTGGATCAGCTCGGTCCGGTTGGTCCGGTGCCGGGCGCCGGCCGAGGAGACGACGTTCTCCTCCAGCATCACCGAGCCGAGGTCGTCGGCACCCAGGTGCAGGGTGAGCTGGCCGACCTCCTTGCCGGTCGTCAGCCACGAGCCCTGCAGGTGGGCGACGTTGTCGAAGAACAGCCGGGCGACGGCGACCAGGCGCAGGTACTCGAAGAGCGTCGCCTGGGTGCGGCCCTTCAGGTGGTTGTTCTCCGGCTGGTACGTCCACGGGATGAAGGAGCGGAAGCCGCCAGTACGGTCCTGCACGTCGCGGATCATCCGCATGTGCTCGATCCGCTCGGCGTTCGTCTCCCCGGTGCCCATCATGAAGGTCGCTGTCGACTCGAGGCCCAGGCCGTGCGCGGTCTCCATCACCGAGAGCCAGACGTGGCCCGGCTCCTTGAGCGGCGCGATCGCTGCCCGCGGCCGCTCGGTGAGGATCTCGGCGCCGGCGCCGGCGAAGCTGTCCAGCCCGGCGTCCCGCAGACGCACGATGACCTGCTCGTGGCTCAGCCCCGAGGTGCGCCCGATGTGCACGACCTCGCTCGCTCCCAGCGAGTGCAGCGCCAGCTGCGGGTAGGCCGCCTTGATCGAGGAGAAGGCGTTCTCGTACCACTCGATGCCGAACTCCGGGTGGTGCCCGCCCTGCAGCATGATCTGGGTGGCACCGAGCTCGACCGCCTCGCCGCACTTGCCGACGATGTCGGCGACGTCGCGGACCCAGCCCTCTTCGTGCTTCGGCGCTCGGTAGAACGCGCAGAACTTGCACGCGGTCACGCAGACGTTGGTGTAGTTGATGTTTCGATCGATGATGTAGGTCGCGATGCCGTCCGGGAAACGACGTCGACGCACGGCGTCCGCGGCCTGCCCGAGCTCGTGCAGCGGCGCCTGCGTGTAGAGCAGCAACGCCTCGTCGGGGGTGATCCGGCCACCGTCGGCGGCCCGGGCCAGCAAGGATCGAATCTCGCGCACGGCTCAGACGTTACGCGGCGTTCGGCCAGAGACGGCGCTCCGCGCCTCTGCAGACCTCCCAAATCGGCTTCGCCGATCAGGCAGGGACCCCGGCCCTGCCTGTTCGGGCGCTGAGCGCCCTCCCCAACGTGATTCGCGGACGAGGCGAGGTACGGAGGTGGACGCCTGTCCAGGGTCAGGACCTTGGGCAAGTCACGTTCCGAGCTTCCCACGTCACGTCACATGCAGTGCTTCGCGCCGTTCAGATTCTGCTGTGCGCGCCGCCCCCGGGCGCCGGAGCGCGCGGGGACGACGTGGTGCTGGTGGGTCAGTAGCTGGGGCCGCTGTTGCTCGGCGGGGAGCCGCCGCCCTTGTTCCGGAACTTGTCGGCGAAGTTTGTGATCTTCGCCTTGTTCTCGGGCTTGGTCGCCTGCGACTTGACCTTGTTGATCATCTCCTGGGTCTTCGGGCTGTGCAGCATCTCCGAGACCCGCTGCGTGAAGTTGGCCATGACGGGGTTGTACCTGCCATAGGCCTTCATCATGCGCGCCGAACACGTTCTGTCTGTCGCCCGGTCACCCGTCGTGGGTGACCGTCACTGACCTGGCGGCACGGGCGGAGCCGTGATGCCGGTCTTGTCCTGCAGTCGCTTGCTGATCTGATCGCCGAGCTGGCCACCGACGTTGCTCGTCTGATGGCGCCACTGCTGTTCGATCCGGTGCACCAGGCGCTGTTGCAGCGTCTGGCGCTGCTTGTCGACAGCGCTCGCGATCCGGTCGGCCGACCCGAGCAGCACCAGAACCAAGATGACGAAGATGATCGTCTTCTTGAACGGGATACGCAGCCGCATCCGCCTGCGGCGCCGCGGCATCCGCTCGCGGCGGGAGACCGGCTCCGGGGCGGGCGGCGCCGGGCGAGCCTGCGCCGGCGGCTGGTAGGGCGGCCGGTGCGGAGCCTGCGGCGCGGCGGGTGGTGGCGCCGGGCGAGCCTGCGGCTGCGCCGGGGCGGCCGGCTTCTCGTAGCGGATGTAGCCGTCCCGGGATCGGCGGCTCGCGGCCCGGTTGGCGCCGCCGGCCTGGTAGCCGCCGCCGTTCGGATAGCCGCCAGCACCGGGTGCGGCGCGCCCGGCTCCACCCGGGTAGCCCGAGCCCTGGCCACCGTCGCCGGCCTGGCGAGCCCGCGGGTCGGCGCGCTGGCGATAGCGGTCGCCACCGTCGGCGGGCTGGCGCGGCGCCAGCTCCTGGCCGCCTCGGTACGCGGAGCCGCCGGCGCCGCGGCCGTCCGGACGGGCCAGCCCCGACCCCGCGGCGTAGCCGGCGGCCGCGCCCGCGACGGCCCCGTAGCCGGCGGCCTTCGCGGCCGAGGAGCGCGCCGGGGCCTCGGTCGGCCCGCCGATCCGGGTCGGGTCGACGCCTCCGACGCCGGGCCAGGTGCCGTCGAGGACCCGGGTCGCGGCCGCGCGCACGTTGCCGCGGCCGGGCTCGCCAAGGAGGGTCAGCAGGATCTGCTCGCCGGACGGGCGCAGCCTCGGGTCGCGCCCGAGCGTCCGCGCCACGATCGGGCGCAGGTCGTCCGGGATGCCGGACAGGTCCGGGGTGCCGGTGAGGACGCGCTCCGAGATCTCGTAGAAGGTGCCCTGGCCGTACGGATGCACGCCGGTCGCGGCGTAGCCGATCAACAGGCCCCAGGCGAAGATGTCGGTCGCCGGCCCGACCGGGCTGCCCTCCATCTGCTCCGGGGCCATCCAGCCGAGCGAGCCGAGCACGATGCCGGACCGGGTACGGCCGGCGACGGCGTCCAGCGCCCGGGCGATCCCGAAGTCGATCACGCGCGGGCCCGAGTAGGACAGCATGACGTTGCTGGGTTTGAGGTCGCGGTGCACGATCCCGGCGCCATGGATCGCGGTCAACGCGCTGGCCACGCCGACCGCGACGCCCTGCAGCGTCGACATGCCGAGCGGGCCGGACTCCTCGACGACCTCGTCGAGGCGCTTCCCGTCGATGAACTCGGTCACCAGGTACGGGTTGCGGGCATGCGGGTCGGCGTCGAGGACCTCCGCCGTACAGAACGGCGCGACCCGCCGGGCCGCCGTGACCTCGTCGCCGAACCGGGCCCTGAACTCGTCGTCGTTCGCCAGCTCGCCGCGGATGACCTTGACCGCCACCCGCCGGCCACGCGCGTCACGGCCCAGGTAGACGGCACCCATGCCACCGGCGCCGAGTCGGCTGAGGATCTCGTAGCGACCGATCTGGCGCGGGTCGGAGGAGCGCAGCGGTTCGCCCGGGAGCGGCGGCCCAGCCGAGGACCGCTCCGGTCGCACCGATCGTTCCGTCACTGCCACCCCGCTCGTCGACCTCGCTTCATTGTCCATCGTCGCCTGGCGTGACCCAGGACACGTCGGCCGCGACGCCAGCCGTTGGAATTCCCAACAGCCGCAGGGCGTCAACACCGAGGCTTCTAGCTGTGTTCTTGCCGACGGTAACCCGCTGACCGGCGCTACTCGAAGACTTGTCGAAGTTCTGACCTTTCAGAGCCGGCCCCCGCCGGACCAGCACCTGCGACGTCACACGGGGTTCCGCCACGGGTGTGACATTGGACGGCCGACTCTCCGACAACCTGGATCAGGGCGCGCGAGCCGGGCCTCGGGCAGTATGAAGGGCCTGGAGTACTCCAGAGGCGCCGAACTGGCCGTCAGGACTCGTTGTCCGGCAAACGAAATGTCGGCCGGGTTCGGGCGGGTAAGAACGCGCTGTCGGCAGTCCAGGGCCCGGTCGGGCCAGAGCGAGCTCCGGGCCCGGGTCCGCGGGCGCCAGCGGATGGAGAGACGCCATGGGTGACACGTCCGTCGACCAGTCCATCGACATGCTCATCGTCGGCGCCGGCCCGGCAGGGCTGTTCGCCGCCTACTACGCGGGCTTCCGCGGCATGTCGGTCGCGCTGATGGACTCCCTGCCCGAGGCCGGCGGCCAGGTGACCGCGATGTACCCCGAGAAGGTCATCTACGACGTCGCCGGGTTCCCCGCGGTACGCGGCCGCGAGCTCGTCAACGACCTCGTCGCGCAGGCCGCGCCGTTCAACCCGATCTACCTGCTGGGCCAGCAGGCCGCCGAGATCACGCACGAGCCGGACGCCATCGTCGTCACCAGCGCTGAGGGCCTGCGGGTCCGGGCCAAGGTGGTCCTGATCACGGGCGGCCTCGGCACGTTCACCCCCCGCCCGCTGCCCACGGGGACCGAGCACCTCGGCCGCGGCCTCGTCTACTTCGTCCCCCGCCTCGACGACCTCCGTGACCTTGACGTCGTGGTCGTCGGCGGCGGCGACAGCGCGTTCGACTGGGCACTGGCGCTCGAGCCGCTGGCCCGCTCCGTCACCGTGGTGCATCGCCGGGACAAGTTCCGCGCCCACCAGCACACCATCGACCGGGTGCTCGCCTCGTCCTGCGAGGTCCTCACGTTCACCGAGGTCGCCGCGATCAGCGGCGAGGAGCGGATCGAGAAGGTCGAGCTGGTGCACAGCAAGTCCGGCGACCGGCACGTCCGGCCGGCGCAGGCGGTCGTCGCTGCGCTCGGCTTCACGGCCGACCTCGGCCCGCTGACCCGCTGGGGCCTGAACATCGACAAGCGGCACATCGTGGTCGACTCGACCATGTACACCGGCGTCGAGCGGATCTTCGCGGCCGGCGACATCACCGAGTACCCCGGCAAGGTCCGCCTGATCGCCACCGGCTTCGGCGAGGCGGCCACGGCCGTCAACAACGCCGCCCCGGTCATCGACCCGTCCGCGAAGGTCTTCCCCGGCCACAGCTCCGACGACGGCACCCCGGCCGCCTGACCGGGGACACCGCCTGACCGGGGACGGCGCCGGGCCCGCCACGGCGCAGACTGGGCAGGTGCGAGGCCTGCTGGTGATCGGGCACGGGTCCCGCCGCGACGAGGCCAACGCGACCGTCTTCGCGTTGGCCGCGGCGCTCGCGGCCGAACCCGCCACGGCCGGTGGCCGCCCCGCCTGGGACGTCGTGGAGGCCGCGTTCCTGGACGTGCTGCGTCCCGACATCGTCGACGGCTACACGGCTCTCGCCGAAGCGGGCTGCACGCGGATCGTCGCGCACCCGTTCTTCCTGTTCGCCGGGCGGCACACGGCCCGCGACATCCCGGCGGCGCTCGCGCGGGCGCAGGCGAGCCACCCGCACACCAGCTGGAGCGTCACCGAGCCTCTCGGCCTGCACCCGGGCGTCATCGCCACGGTGCGCGCCCGCATCGCCGACCGTCTGGTGACCGAGCCCGGCGCCGATGAGGACCCGCCGAACGGGTGAGCCGGGTCGTCAGGCCGGGCCGCCGGTCCCGGGCGGTGCCACCAGGCCGCAGACCGCGGTGACGAGGCCGGCGATGCCGGGTTCGTTGGCGACGGCGTCGACCCGGATGCCCGTCTCCTCGCAGGCGAGGACCGTGCGCCTGCCCATGGCGACGACGAGCAGTCCGGGCGGGAGCGGTCCGTACAGCTCGGCGGTGCGACGGGCGGCGGTCGACGAGGCGAAGGCCACGGCGTGCAGGGCGCCCCGGCGCAGGTCGGCGGCGACGGACGGGTCGGGCTCGGCCGGGATATCCGTCTGCAGGGTGATCCGCCGCACGGTGCGGACCCCCATCGGCGGCGCGGCCGACGCGCAGACGGCGACCTTGAGGCCGGTCACCGGGATCTCGGTGACGACCACGTGCGCGACCCGGACCTCGGCCGACGAGCGGACCGTCGCGAGCCCGAGGGACTCCAGGGCCACCGCCGCCGAGTCGGACGCGGACACCAGGGTCAGGCCGGCGAGCGCCCGGACGTCCTGCCCGGCCCCGCGCAGCAGGGTGACCACCGTCGTGACCTCGTCGGCGTCGGCGAGCACCAGCGCGTCGGCACCGGGCAGCGCGGCGAGCAGCCCGGACGCGTCCGGTACCGGCGCGAGCGTCGACACCACGGTCTCGACGGCGTCGGCCCCCTGCCTGCGCAGGTCACGGGCCAGCAGACCGGGGCGCTGCCGGGTGCGGGGCACCAGCACGCGAACCCCGGCCAGCGGCCCGTTCTCGGCGCCGGCCGGTGCCGGCAGGGCCACCCGGTCCACCTGTCCACTCCCGTCGTGGCTGATGTCGAGATCCGCCGTGTCGGCGTTCTCGTCCTGGCTGGCTCGCCGCTCGGTCCCCTCGCCGCGCCCCGCCGGCCGGGACGACGCCGGCCTCGCGAACCCGGGCCGAGCGGACGGCGAGCGGTGTGGGGAGGCGGCGCCGCGGGCGTCGATGCGCGCGGCGACGTCCCCGACGACGATCACGGCCGGCGAACGGACCCCGGTCTCGACCGCGTCCGCGCCGAGCGATTCCAGGGTGGTTCGCAGGACCCGCTGGGTCGGGGTGGTGGCCCGCTCGACCACGGCCACCGGGGTTCCCGGTTCCCGCCCAGCGGCCAGTAACGCGTCGGCGATCCCGACGAGGTGAGCGATCCCCATCATGATCACAATGGTGAGCGTGGGCGAGGCCAGGGCGGCCCAGTCGACGGTCGAGTCCGGGTGGCCGGGTGGCAGATGTCCGGAGATGATCGCGACATCCTGGGCGAGGCCGCGATGCGTCACCGGAATGCCCGCGAAGGCCGGGCCGGCGAGCGCGGACGACACGCCCGGGACCACCGTCACCCAGACGCCAGCAGCGGCGCAGGCCTCGGACTCCTCGCCGCCGCGGCCGAGCAGGTAGGGATCGCCACCCTTGAGCCGGACCACCCGGGCGCCGGCCAGTGCCCGGTCGACGAGCAGCGCGTTCACCTCGTCCTGGCCCCGCAGGTCGCCGTCCGGGCCGACCCGGACGAGCTCGGCGCCCGACCGGGCATACGCGTGCAGGGCCGCGTCCACGGCCAGATCGGTGACCACCACGTCCGCGCCCGCCAGCAGTTCGGCGCCACGCACCGTGATCAGGCCCGGGTCGCCGGGCCCGGCACCGACCAGCCAGACGTGACCACGGCGCGGTGACGCTCCGTTGCCACCGCGCCGGCCGTCCGCGCCGCGCGGGCGCGAAGGCGGCCCGGCGCCGTCCCCCCAGCCGCTCGCCACGCACGGAACGTTACCGGCTTTGCCCGGTCACGCCCCGACTTGCACGACCAACCCAGCACCATCGGTCGAATCCGCCCCAAAACGGGCGACCACGACCTCGCGCCAGGGTCACGCGACCGCACGCCAGGGTCAGTGGATGCCGCACTCGGTCTTCGTCGTGCCGGACCAGCGGCCGGCGCGACCGGAACCGCGCCGGGTGCACGGCCAGCAGCCGACCGACTCGTACCCGTCGGACAGCAGCGGGTTGACGAGGACGTTGTTCTCCGCGACGTAGCGATCGACGTCCTCGTCGGTCCAGGCCGCCAGCGGGTGGATCTTCACCTTCCCGCGCCGCTCGTCCCACCCGACGACGGGCAGCGCCTTGCGGCCGGACGACTCGGCCCGGCGGGAACCGGCGGCCCAGGCCTGGTAGGGCGCGAGCGCCCGGTCCAGCGGGACGACCTTGCGCATCCGGCAGCACAGGTCCGGGTCGCTGGCGTACAGGTCCTTGCCGTGGACGGCGTCCTGGCCGGCGACGGTCAGCTGCGGCCGGACGCTGATCAGCGGCAGGTTGTAGGTCGCCGCGACGGCGTCCCTCGTGCCGATCGTCTCGGCGAAGTGGTAGCCGGTGTCGATGAAGACGACCGGGACGTCCGACCGGATCTTCGCGAGCATGTCGACGAGCACGGCCTCGGCCATGGACGCGGCGACGACGAGCTTCGTCCCGAACTCCTCGACGGCCCAGCGCAGGATCTCCTCGGCTGGCGCGTCGGCCAGCTCCCTGCCCACGCGCTCGGCGCGGGCCTTCAACGCGGCGTCCATCAGCCGTTCTCCTCTGGTGCGGTAATCGCTTGAGGCCGGTTAGTCGAGGTCGGGCGCGAAGTCGAGGTCACGGTGGTGGCGCTGGCCAGCGCGGTCAGGTTCAGCCGGAAGGAGCGCTGACACGAGCGGCAGGCCCAGTGGCCGTGCCCCTCGCCGGTCGCCCCTTCGGGGATGTCCGGGACGAGGGACTCCTCGCCGCAGTAGGGACAGAAGAACGGGACCGCGCGGCCGCTCATGCGTGGGCCACCACCGCGTCATGCGTGATCTTGGCCTCGTCGACCGTCTCCACCCAGTCGGCGAAGGTCTGACCGTCGGTCCTGTCGCCCTGGTAGGTCTTCAGCAGCCCGACGACGTAGTCGACCAGCTCGTCGGCCGTGATCTTCAGGCCGCGGGACTTGCGGCCGAGCCGGGACCGGCTGCCCAGATGGCCGCCGAGGTGCAGCTGGAAGCCCTCGACCATCTCGCCGCCCGGCCCCGGGACCAGCGAGCCCTTCAGGCCGATGTCGGCGACCTGGAAGCGGGCGCAGGCGTTCGGGCAGCCGTTGACGTTGATGCCGATCGGCTCGTCGAACTCCGGCAGCCGCGCCTCCAGCTCCTCGATCAGGCGCCCGGCGTTGGCCTTCGTCTCGACGATCGCGAGCTTGCAGAACTCGATGCCGGTGCAGGCCATCGTGCCGCGGCGGAACACGCTCGGCCGCACGACCAGGTCGAGTTCGGCCAGCGCCGCCTCGAGCGCGGGCACCTCGGCCTCGGCGACGTCGAGGATGACCAGCTTCTGCATGGTGGTCGCGCGGATGCGGCCCTGGGCGTGCCGGTCCGCGAGGTTCGCGACGGCGGTCAGCGTCGACCCGGTCAGCCGGCCGGCGCGCGGCGCGAAGCCGACCGCGAACGTCCCGTCCTTCTGCCGGTGCACGCCGACGTGGTCGCGCCCCTCGGTGCGCGGCGCGGCCGGAGCCGGGCCGTCCGGCAGCGGCGCCTGGAGGTACTCCTTCTCCAGGGTCGCGCGCACCCACTCCACGCCCATGTCGGCGACCAGGAACTTCAGCCGGGCGCGGGTGCGCAGCCGCCGGTAGCCGTAGTCGCGGAACAGGCAGGCGACGGCGTGCCAGACCTCGGCCACCCGCTCGGGCTGGACGAACGTGCCCAGGCGGACGCCCAGGTGCGGGTTCGTCGACAGGCCACCGCCGACCCACAGGTCGTAGCCCGCGCCGAGCTCGGGATGCACGACGCCGACGAACGCGACGTCGTTGATCTCGTGCAGCGTGCAGTGGTCGGCGCAGCCGGACATGGCCGTCTTGAACTTGCGCGGCAGGTTCGACAGCGACGGGTCGCCGACGAACTTCGCCACGACCTCGTCGATGACGGAGGTGGCGTCGATGACCTCGTCACCGTCGACGCCGGCGAGCGGGCAGCCGAGCATGACCCGCGGGGTGTCGCCGCAGGACTCCTCGGTGGTCATGCCGTTCGCCTCGAGGGCACCCCAGATCGCCGGGACGTCCTCGATCCGGATCCAGTGCAGCTGGATGTTCTGCCGGTCGGTGACGTCGGCGACGTCCCGGCCGTAGCGGGTCGAGATGTCGCCGATCACCCGTAGCTGGTCGGACGTCATCCGGCCGCCGTCGAGGCGGATCCGCTGCATGAAGTAGGCGTCCTCGATCTCCTCCGGCTCAAGGATCGCGGTGCGCCCGCCGTCGATACCCGGCTTGCGCTGGGTGTAGAGCCCCCACCAGCGGAACCGGCCGCGCAGGTCCTGCGGGTCGATGCTGTCGAAGCCGGTGTACGGGTACTGGTTGAGGATCCGGTCCCGGACCGCGAGGCCGTCCTGATCCTTCTTCATCCGCTCGTTGGCGTTGAGCGGTTCGCTGTAGCCGAGCGCCCACTGGCCCTGTCCCTTGGGACGGGTCGGGCGGGCTGGACGGGGCCGAGCAGGAGAAGTCATCTGATCTCTCGCGACGTTGGGAGGAGCGGAGCACCGTCAGGTGGACGGCACGCGGTCCGGGTCAGCCTGGGTCCCTCTGACCAGCCGCCGCCGGTCACCTCTGGCCATCCAGGGCCTGGTCACAGCGGGGGTCATCTCGCCAGGCTCGACGGCCGCGCGGCGGCCAGCCGGATGTCCTGACGGGGAGCGAGGAAGGTCGAGCTCAGCCGGTCAGCGGGCGCGACAACAGCCCGCGCTGGCGACCCGGAGCAGGTCCACGTGCCGGCGCGAGACCAGCAGGAGCTCCGGAAGGCGCGGCGCCACGGCGGCGAACGGCCGCGAACGGTGGCGAGGCGCAGTCATAGGCGCCATCGTTTCACAGATATGACGGGGGCGCCGAGATTGTGGCGTAGACAATGCTCCGCGAACAGGTTCACTATTTTACCCACCAGATTGGTGGAGATTCAAGCTCCGTGGCGCGGCCCGGCACGAGCAGGCGATCAGCCGGCGGGCGCGGAGCGCGCACAGACGGCGCGCAGGCGATCAATGAGCGGGCCGGCCCCGAGGCCCTTCTCCATGACGTCGTCGGCGCCCAGCGCCACAGCCTCGTCACGCACGGTGTACGCCGAGAACCCGGTGAAGACGACCACCCGGGCGCCCGGCACCAGCCGGCGGATGCGCGGCAGCGCGGCGATCCCGTCCAGCACCGGCATCGCCACGTCGAGCAGGACGAGATCCGGCCCGGTCTGGGCGACGACGTCGACAGCCTCCGCTCCGTTGGCGGCCCGGCCGACGATGGTGAAGTCCGGCTCCATGTCCAGGAGCAGGCAGATCAGCTCGCGCACCCCGTCGGCGTCGTCCGCGACGACGACCCGCACCGGCGCCGGCCCGTAAGGGGTGGTGAAGGCACTCCCGGGCGCCCCCGCCAGCCCGCCGGAACGGACCGAGCCGGCGGTACCGCCGTCCGCCCCCGCGTCCGGCCCTCCGGCTGTCCCTCCGTCCGCCGCCTCGTCCGCACCCAGGTCCGCGGCGATGTTCCGGTCCACTCCTACCGTTCTACCGGCTGGCGCACGGTGCGCCCATCGTCATTCGGGGTGGTATTCGCGGATGGCCCGGGGCACTCCGGCTGAATGGCGTGACCAGGAAAGCGCTAATCCGGCTAACGGTGCCCGTATGGGACCTTTTGCCTCTAGCGGCGCACGGTCATGGACGCAATAGACTGATCACAAACAGTGACTCGCGGCACGATCATGATTTAGGTCGAGATCGAGACCGCGGTGCGACCATTGGGGTGCACATGCTGAATGCGGGCAGGCGGCAGGGCAGCCGTGGCCCGGAAGGCACGGCAGCCGTCGAGGGAAGCTTCCACCAGGAGGTTCGACGTCGCCGTTGCGCCCGCGGTCTGTCCCGCGACGAGCTGGCCGAGAGAACCGGCTACAGCCGTCATTACGTCAGCCAGCTTGAGCAGCCAAGCAAGGGGATTCCGCCCCGCCCGGTGGTGGTCGCCGTCGACGCGGTGCTGTGTGCCGACGGAGCCCTGGTCGCGCTGCGCGACGAGGCCGCCTCGACACGGGTCGAGCTGGCCGGCCGGCCACGCGACCCTGAGCACGAGTCCCGATCCCGGGTCCATGACCTGCTCGGCAACCGTCGCTGCGACGCCGAGCTGGACTACCTCGACCGGACGGTCGGAGAGCTGATCGCGATCGCCGGCAGCCTCGGCCCGCGCGACATCCGCGACCGGGTGCTCGACCAGCAGGAGATCGTCGACAGCCTGCTGCGCGCCCCGATGCTGCCGCACCAGCAGCTGCGGCTCTTCCTGATCGCCGGCCATCTGGCCGGCCTGCTCGCGATCGCGCTGCTCGACCTGGGCGAGCTGTCCGGCGCCTGCACCTGCTGCCTGGAGGCGGCGGTGTTCACCGAGCTCACCGGCCACGCGGGGCTGCGCGCCTGGACGCTCGCGGTCAACCGGCTGGTGGCCGAGGCCGCGCGCCACGCCGAGGCGCTCGCCGCAGAGCCGAACGACGCGCAAAACGATGAGCTGACAATCACGACAGAAGTCGACGAATTGGCCGTTCGCGACCTCGACGATCCGTACCCGGTATACAACCGCCCCGGCGCGGTCGTCCGCGCCGACGAAGCGACCGTCAGCCATGCCGACTTCGGTTATGTCGACGGTTCCACAGCGGAGACCGATCCCGTGGGATACGGGGCCCCGGCGCCGCTGCGTGACCCGATCGCCTGG is a genomic window of Pseudofrankia inefficax containing:
- a CDS encoding phosphoadenylyl-sulfate reductase, producing the protein MDAALKARAERVGRELADAPAEEILRWAVEEFGTKLVVAASMAEAVLVDMLAKIRSDVPVVFIDTGYHFAETIGTRDAVAATYNLPLISVRPQLTVAGQDAVHGKDLYASDPDLCCRMRKVVPLDRALAPYQAWAAGSRRAESSGRKALPVVGWDERRGKVKIHPLAAWTDEDVDRYVAENNVLVNPLLSDGYESVGCWPCTRRGSGRAGRWSGTTKTECGIH
- a CDS encoding helix-turn-helix domain-containing protein; the protein is MLNAGRRQGSRGPEGTAAVEGSFHQEVRRRRCARGLSRDELAERTGYSRHYVSQLEQPSKGIPPRPVVVAVDAVLCADGALVALRDEAASTRVELAGRPRDPEHESRSRVHDLLGNRRCDAELDYLDRTVGELIAIAGSLGPRDIRDRVLDQQEIVDSLLRAPMLPHQQLRLFLIAGHLAGLLAIALLDLGELSGACTCCLEAAVFTELTGHAGLRAWTLAVNRLVAEAARHAEALAAEPNDAQNDELTITTEVDELAVRDLDDPYPVYNRPGAVVRADEATVSHADFGYVDGSTAETDPVGYGAPAPLRDPIAWRVDELAAGRFGYDPPEFGAEPAGPPWRGVGDVLTAPGGRASTPLLVALAKGRIARFATTNARRERPLAGLSRAFHPPV
- a CDS encoding response regulator transcription factor; the encoded protein is MDRNIAADLGADEAADGGTAGGPDAGADGGTAGSVRSGGLAGAPGSAFTTPYGPAPVRVVVADDADGVRELICLLLDMEPDFTIVGRAANGAEAVDVVAQTGPDLVLLDVAMPVLDGIAALPRIRRLVPGARVVVFTGFSAYTVRDEAVALGADDVMEKGLGAGPLIDRLRAVCARSAPAG
- a CDS encoding putative leader peptide; its protein translation is MAPMTAPRHRSRPFAAVAPRLPELLLVSRRHVDLLRVASAGCCRAR
- a CDS encoding nitrite/sulfite reductase encodes the protein MTSPARPRPARPTRPKGQGQWALGYSEPLNANERMKKDQDGLAVRDRILNQYPYTGFDSIDPQDLRGRFRWWGLYTQRKPGIDGGRTAILEPEEIEDAYFMQRIRLDGGRMTSDQLRVIGDISTRYGRDVADVTDRQNIQLHWIRIEDVPAIWGALEANGMTTEESCGDTPRVMLGCPLAGVDGDEVIDATSVIDEVVAKFVGDPSLSNLPRKFKTAMSGCADHCTLHEINDVAFVGVVHPELGAGYDLWVGGGLSTNPHLGVRLGTFVQPERVAEVWHAVACLFRDYGYRRLRTRARLKFLVADMGVEWVRATLEKEYLQAPLPDGPAPAAPRTEGRDHVGVHRQKDGTFAVGFAPRAGRLTGSTLTAVANLADRHAQGRIRATTMQKLVILDVAEAEVPALEAALAELDLVVRPSVFRRGTMACTGIEFCKLAIVETKANAGRLIEELEARLPEFDEPIGINVNGCPNACARFQVADIGLKGSLVPGPGGEMVEGFQLHLGGHLGSRSRLGRKSRGLKITADELVDYVVGLLKTYQGDRTDGQTFADWVETVDEAKITHDAVVAHA
- the cobA gene encoding uroporphyrinogen-III C-methyltransferase — encoded protein: MASGWGDGAGPPSRPRGADGRRGGNGASPRRGHVWLVGAGPGDPGLITVRGAELLAGADVVVTDLAVDAALHAYARSGAELVRVGPDGDLRGQDEVNALLVDRALAGARVVRLKGGDPYLLGRGGEESEACAAAGVWVTVVPGVSSALAGPAFAGIPVTHRGLAQDVAIISGHLPPGHPDSTVDWAALASPTLTIVIMMGIAHLVGIADALLAAGREPGTPVAVVERATTPTQRVLRTTLESLGADAVETGVRSPAVIVVGDVAARIDARGAASPHRSPSARPGFARPASSRPAGRGEGTERRASQDENADTADLDISHDGSGQVDRVALPAPAGAENGPLAGVRVLVPRTRQRPGLLARDLRRQGADAVETVVSTLAPVPDASGLLAALPGADALVLADADEVTTVVTLLRGAGQDVRALAGLTLVSASDSAAVALESLGLATVRSSAEVRVAHVVVTEIPVTGLKVAVCASAAPPMGVRTVRRITLQTDIPAEPDPSVAADLRRGALHAVAFASSTAARRTAELYGPLPPGLLVVAMGRRTVLACEETGIRVDAVANEPGIAGLVTAVCGLVAPPGTGGPA